The genomic DNA ACCTGTCTAGAGAGGTCTCGTTCATACTCCTTCAGAAAGTTATCATCCTTGTCCTCAATGGAAGGTGGCTCGTTTGAGGGCACATACTCCACCAGAAATAGCTTGGTGACTATGGCACTCTCTCGACCATCCCTAAGGCAGATTCAGTTTCAGTCATCAATTATCCATAATAGCAATTATTATAACATAACAGCACCAGACCTCAGTCAAATAAGCATTTAGGGTACCCTTTATTTTGCTTggagtttgcacttttgggactattatGTTGATTCAATTGTACATGTTGATTCAAAACTAAATCATATTTGACACAAGACTGAATGGCAATGAAACAATAAATGTCTTTGTGTGATATATTTTCGTCGAATCATTTCACAATCCAACCTGGTGATAGCCAGAGCTTTGACTGACACTTTGCCCTCAGGTAAGCGTATTGGTCCGCTATACTTCAAAGTGTTGTTCTCTCCAAACCCTGGTCTCTTCGTCACCTCTGGTTTAGTACCATCCAGAGTGTAGTAGATAGTGACATCTTGGGTATCTAGGCAGCAATATATGTTGTTTGTCAAAAAAACATGGAATCTAGGGCAGATGTTGTCTATCAGTGCATTGTGGATCTCGTTTTTAACAATGAAACAATGTTCAAACATAAAAGTGGTAGATTATATATATTAATGTTTACTCTAGCAACATCCACACATTATGGATACACGCTTGTTTTCACCTGATTTGAGCTCCACAGGAGTTGTGGTGTCTATCTCATGCTTGGCTTTACCAGGAGGGGGGATTCGAATCGGTATGATGAGAGGCACCACAATGCAACCTGCTGCCATATTCGGTCTATAATAAAAAAATGCATTCGGCTATAAAAAAAAACCTTTTCATCAGTCCATTACAAAAGTGACatgtcttattctaaaatgtttaaGCGGGATAAAGGCGTTGTTCTACCTGATATAGATGCGATGATCAGTGACCGCTGATGTTTCATTGCCTATTCGACGCAGCAACGGAGAAACATACTCCTTAGCAACCACCACAGCCAATGGCAGGATTCACAATGTTTTCATGGTTTATTCTCAACTTTCATTATATTAGTTATCATTTTGCAATTCCTGAAATACTTTGAACTTTGAATGCTCGCGCCATAGAAATGTAATTCACTGCGTTCTATGCATGTCTTGCAGGCTCTTTCATTATATTCAAGTCAACCATTATCTAAGCATCTTTGTTATTGTTACAAAATGCAACGACTGCTTTGCTATCACTCACCAAATACAAAAATACCGATGACAATAGGCTGAGGAAAGAAATCTAATTATAAATTAATTTAACTACAGTGAAAAGTATTTTCTACAGGCAATTTCCGACCTTCTATATAGCCAACCAAATGCGACTTGGACCCAAAGTCGCATGTTCAAATGTTTATTAATtgcattgctagctagctacctacctacctacctaactaaacaaacatacaatattTTACAATTCTCCACAATGGCGGATGTGAAAGTAAAGAAAGAATCTTCAGATCCTGTAGACATTGAAAACAGGTTTGTCGCTGTCAAGAAGGTCCTAGCATAGGCTAGCTCGCAACCTAGTTAGCTGTCTATTTTCACTTGCTCAAATGGCTACATTTGACCAACTATAGTAGCTAGCAAGACTTAGACCAAGGGACTTAACATTAGCTACTTTTAAATATGCCTTATACAACTTAACAAAGCTGGAAAATAAGGCGTTTCAATTAATTCAGCCATGTTTTCAATCCTAAACTAGACCCACAAGTTTGACAATGACGGTTTGattcatgtagctagctagctaactactgtaTAATAGATGAGCTAGCTACTGTAATGCTCGTAAtctactagctatctagctacgtCAATCATTATTTCTGAGTAATCAGTAAGACATTTATTGTTGAATTTATAGTAAATCTGATGTCCCGACTACCTAGGTTCCTAACTAACGTTAATGTTCTCTATTATAAAGGATAAAGGCACTCTGTCAACAGTTCCCTCATGGAATAACAGACCAGGTGATCCAGAATGACATGCCTCATTTGGAGGCTCAACAGAGAGCCATGGCCATCAACAGACTACTGTCATTGGTAAGTGGCACAGGCGGTGCAGTCCGTTTCTGATCTCTTAACGACTCCTTATGGAATTGTCATGCCAATAGGCTCAATAGTTCTGGTTGATAGCGCAATGCTGAGGATAAGAATATTGTTAACCAGTTTGATTTTGTGCACACAGGGTCAGTTGGACCTTCTACGAAACAGCTCAGGACTTCTATACCGCATGAAGGATGCCCAGACAGCAAGGTAAATGTCAGCATCGTCATTTAACAATGTTTTTTTAAGGAAGCCTTTAGGAAGGACTTTTATTTTTGGATGATTGGTGACTGTGTTTTTATTATGTCCCAAAGCAAAATGAAAGGCTCCGACAATCAAGAGAAGCTGGTGTATCAGGTCATTGAGGATGCAGGAAACAAAGGTAGGAATTTCAGAGGGGTCCTGTCCAGACAACCCATAGCCCCTGTCCCCTTAGGTAGCCAACTTGGGTAGATCAGACGGAATTGGATAGGTATAAGCTAGGCTAGGTGATATTTTCCCCACATTGTTTACATctatccaatcctctcagatctacccAAGTGCTATGGGGTAAGAGATGGGTGTTGTCTTTGGATGGGGCCATCACGTCCATTCAAACCTGGCCAACTCACTCAGTTCCCACTTGACACTTCACAGTATCCACAACCACATTATTCTCCGTTAGTGTATTTCTTTGTGAAATGTTCTTTCCATTTGTATATTTATGAACTGTCCTCTTGCTTTTGCACAGGGATCTGGAGCAGGGACATTAGATATAAGAGCAACCTTCCTCTGACAGAGATCAACAAGATCCTCAAGAACCTAGAGAGCAAGAAGCTGATCAAGGCTGTGAAATCAGTGGCTGTGAGTCGAGCTGCAAACACTAAAATATTCTAAAATGCACGTTTTAAAAACCAGCGAAAAATAATTGAATCAAGAAAAGCACCACTTAATAATATGAATGCATCGGCAGACATGCTATCCAAACTCTATATAATTGTTTTGTCTCACTTATAATGAGTTATTGTTGCTGTTTGTCCAGGCGTCAAAAAAGAAGGTTTACATGCTATACAACCTGCAGCCAGACCGCTCGGTGACTGGGGGAGCCTGGTACAGTGACCAGGACTTTGAGTCTGAGTTTGTGGAGGTTCTCAATCAGCAGTGTTTCAAATTCCTTCAGAGTAAGGTGAGGGCTCCACTGAATGGGAGTGGGACAAATGTCTTACAATGGCCATGTCACAGAAATTAAAAGggtgtgttctgtactgtaaatGTTTGAAAATAAGCTACTAATTACACTGATTTTATATGAACACATCAACGTTGGGAACAGTGTAAACCATGCTTCAATCTAATATATTATGCCATGAAGAAAAACTTTACGGCTTCTGgggcatttgcatttgttttggAATGCACCCTACAATTCTTCCAATTCTAAATGCAGGGCTGGTTGACAAAGCCAGAAATTACTCTGGCTCCTAGTTATAGGCTCTGGTAACCAAGAGTTTACTAAGACATAATTTCTTCGGTCATGTTGGTTTGTTTGTCACCCTCTAGGCCGAGGTGGCGAGGGACAGCAAGCAGAACCCCATGGTGCAAAGAAACAGTTCCTTTGCCACCTCTCACGAAGTGTGGAAGTATATTTGTGAACTCGGTATCAGCAAGGTGAGACTGCTGCTGGCTACATTCTGTTTGGTTTCGACTGCAAATTTTTCACGTTTTGACAGGTAACGGCCAAAGTTGTCAAGACCAGGGTGGAATCCTCCACTGGTTGGTCAGGACCAGGCATATTTGTCCATACTTAGTACTATTTTCACACTATTGGCCAAACAGagctgtactgtctgtactggacTGGTTATGAATCTGCCATAGTTGCAGGAAATGGTCTGGAAAGGTCCATGCAAAAAGAAAATATCAGAGCCAACAAAGTATGGTTGGTATACTGTACAAATAATGTGAAGAGGGGGTCAAATGTAACAACTCACTTTTTTAGCATACAGTTGCTATGTATTTCCTATGGAGGTTGTAAGTCTGAATATTGCACTTTGTGTACAGGTGGACCTGTCTATGGAAGACATTGAGACTATTCTGAACACACTCATCTACGACGGCAAGGTGGAGATGACCATCATTGCGGCCAAGGAGGGCACTGTGGGCAGTGTGGACGGCCAGATGAAGCTGTACAGAGGGGTCAACCCCATCATCCAGCCCACGGGCCTGGTCAAAGCGCCCTGTGGCCTCTGTCCGGTGAGCCCCCCTTCACAGGCAACAGCAGCCAAGTGGCTCCGTTTCAAAACCCATACCAGCATATCACTTGGTATTAAACATTGCATTGgggatatacactgagtgcacaaaatattaggaacacctcttTCTGTGaccgactgaccaggtgaaagctatgatccttattgatgtgacttgttaaatccacttcaatcaatataaatgaaggggtggagacaggttaaagggatttttaagcctttaagacaattgagacatggattgtgtgtgtgccattcagaaggtgaatagcaagacaaaaatatttaagtgcctttaaacagggtatggtaataggtgccaggcgcaccggtttgtgtcaagaactacaacgctgctaggttttacacgctcaacagtttcctgtgtgtatcaataagtccaccacccaaaggacatccagccaacttgacacaactgtgggaagcattgtaatCAACATGGGCCTCTGTGGAATGCTCTtgataccttgtagagtccatgcccagatgaattgaggctgttctgagggcacaAGCGGGGTGCATCAATattaaggtgttcctaatattttgtcgATTTTGTCTATCTTCACGGCATTCCTAGTTGATAGCCAAAtatttctgtagaaaagccaacGAACAATAAAGGCTTGCGCTCCTTTTTTAAAATTGTGTTGAGCTGTTGCCGGCAGGGGCACTTGATTCAAAAGTCCTGTGCACCGGGTCGCAAAGTGTTCCAATGAGACAAACTCAGCCTACCCGGCGGTCTGGCAAATCTGTGACTAAATCGAGTGCACCTACTGTGCTGCCCAAATGGATAGCTCAAATCTCTGTGGCTAGAGCTTCCATGACCCTGGCCACAGCCAAGTTTAATAGGCTACTAGCCTACGTAAGATTGAAtcacttttaaaaccatgaccacagagagactgtcaatgaattcagcaaagagctgctgtttttatgagggagttcatgtttaagtttatattcagcactgtcactgtttttattcaacactattaCAAAACTCGCTTCTCGGTACTTCCGCTCGggctgcagctgcaatgaatgagaAGCCAAGTATCGACAGCCctgtgttttattattattaacagctCGTCGTGACGATTTTAAGATTAGGGAATATttaactttctctggtcataggaacaacatgcatttgtgcatgaggcagatgcGGTGCAACTTGAGTTTTGCCATCAGGTGGAagactgtcccctctctctggtcagtttcaccggaggaaaggaaggagagagcagggaccgtgagaggcgGTTGGGAAAGatagttttgaacggtcatccaactcggaattccaagtcggaaactCGGGTGTCTTTCTTGAGCCCAGActttgacctgaagatcactgacgtcgtgATTTGATGTCGTTGACCATCAGGTGCAggtaccatcagtccagtaaaaaagAAAAATGAAACTATTTCAATTCATGTTCCACGGTGCCTCACAAGTGCTAAaccaactgatctattttgtcatcaaagctcgagttttgaaatataatataGTCTGATTAACAGTATTGGCAGGCCAatcatatagccaatatgctgtgatgaTGTATTAGGCCTACAGCCCAAACCTCATTATTACAAAACTGTTTGTGTGAGgttaatgtaaaaaaataaaaaacatctgaGGAGTAGATCTCAGCTTGCTTTTTGACTGCAAAAGTgctcttgactcagaaaaggttggtgaccactggtgtagagGACATCACTGGTGTTGCGTTTTCCTTCATTAGCGTTGTTTGTAGTTTGCTACACCAAAAGCAGCAAACGGAGGCACAAATCAAAATCAAAGCGCCAGCCACTTTATCAGTTGAGAAAGCTTCAGAGACACGTGTAGAAAACACGGAAACACACATGCCCTGTATAGTTTGGCCGTAAGTGGTATGCTAGTGTGGACATCGGCGTGCCCAGTCACTCGTCAAACACTAGAAAGGCATGTTTTGACCTTGGGCTGGGCAGAAAGAAAGCAGACCTGCAGAGTTTTGATCCTTAATGTTTTACTATTTCTATTCAAAGTACTTCACCTGTCGCCAGATAGCCAGCAGGAAATGCTAGAAAAGGGTAAAGTAAGTATGGTGATGCAGGAGAGTACttttgtttatttaactaggcaagtcagttaagaacaaaatcttatttacaatgacggcttatcTGGGAACAGtgagtggattaactgccttgttcaggggcagaatgatagatttgtaccttgtcagctcggggattcgatcccgCAACCTTTcgcttactggcccaacgctctactaggctacctgccgcccataatCTCCACTAAatgtatttctctctttcttctcttagGTGTTTGATGATTGTCATGAAGGAGGCGAGATATCCCCCTCTAACTGTGTGTATATGGCAGAGTGGCTGGACTTTTGATCAGTGACTTGGcatgtttagtttttttttccctctggaaAAGTTTCATGTATACTTTTTTTTTCTAGCAACCTTTGATGCATCTGAAGATATTTTTATTTATACAGGGCTTAATAAATATTTTAAGACTGACTGAGAACGTCTACTCTCCTTGGGAATGTAACAAGCTCAATTGTGTCCTGCCTCTACATTTTCATCTATTCTTAAAAAAAGaaattgtatttaacctttatttatctagcaCTCATGAAAGTGTTGAAGATGGACAAGTTTTGCAAAAGCATTCCTTTTGCTCTGGAAATAAACAGAAATTGTTTAACTTCTTCAGCACACATGATATAACACAGCATTGTTATATTATGAAAAATCGTAAAGCTTTTTGTCAGACACGTTTTTAAACCCCTTGTGCCAATGTGAATATTACCTATAGCAATAGCAATCATACAGCTGCCTACATTGTAGTTATGTAGATATCAGATTGCTAAATCATGTTGATGATGAGCCTTAGCTTCAAAGGGCAAGTCAGTAATTTAGTAGACACTATATATAGCAACTATAGGGCATTTCATTCAAACTAAATCACAATTGCAGGTAAAACTTGTAATTATCTGCAAAATCTTGAGTAATTGTGTCAGATGCTCGATTAGATTCTGAGGAGAGATGTAAGAGAAAAGCCACTAGCAAAGTCTCCACCCCATTAAACGGAAACTCTCAGCCAAACACCTTCAAACTAAAGCTGTCAGTGTAATGTATTTGCAATCAAAATGTGTctgcaagaacagatcactcgAGGCAACTCTTAAAATAGACTGAGCGTTATGACTTTGCTACAAAGCGCTGGCTTACAGATTGAAAGATAGTGCTTCAGACAATCCCACACTTGTAATCTTGGAAGATTGTTGGGAATATGAAGTATCTCAGAGGGGTTTTGGCTCGGTGATTGGAAAAAGGGTAGAGGGGTATGCTATCAGGGATCTAGTAAGGCTGACTGGATCACTGTAATCAGTTTTATTCCTGTTTGGCAATGTTGGATTGATGGGTCCCAATAGCATGTGTTTTTATACCAGAGTTCAATGTTAGCCTGTGCAAGCGATTACCCTAATGTTCGTCTGTAAATTCTGTT from Oncorhynchus keta strain PuntledgeMale-10-30-2019 chromosome 10, Oket_V2, whole genome shotgun sequence includes the following:
- the polr3f gene encoding DNA-directed RNA polymerase III subunit RPC6, which translates into the protein MFKCLLIALLASYLPTYLTKQTYNILQFSTMADVKVKKESSDPVDIENRIKALCQQFPHGITDQVIQNDMPHLEAQQRAMAINRLLSLGQLDLLRNSSGLLYRMKDAQTASKMKGSDNQEKLVYQVIEDAGNKGIWSRDIRYKSNLPLTEINKILKNLESKKLIKAVKSVAASKKKVYMLYNLQPDRSVTGGAWYSDQDFESEFVEVLNQQCFKFLQSKAEVARDSKQNPMVQRNSSFATSHEVWKYICELGISKVDLSMEDIETILNTLIYDGKVEMTIIAAKEGTVGSVDGQMKLYRGVNPIIQPTGLVKAPCGLCPVFDDCHEGGEISPSNCVYMAEWLDF